The proteins below come from a single Nocardioides eburneiflavus genomic window:
- a CDS encoding HAD family hydrolase: MTGPAVAVSAFLLDLDGTLVDSEPLHRASYEAWFAHRGWELPDLAIFTGRRAEDVFAVEPGPWSGLDPTGLAREVVAFVPDEPPAPVPGARELLVAARAAGVPLAIVTSAGPDWVERSLAALSLPLDGVDLVVTARDVVDGKPHPAGYALACERLDVEAAHAVAAEDSPAGVRAALGAGVRRVHGIRTTHVREQLSAAGAVEVHDDLRPLLALLPS; the protein is encoded by the coding sequence GTGACCGGGCCCGCGGTCGCGGTCTCGGCCTTCCTGCTCGACCTCGACGGCACCCTCGTCGACTCCGAGCCGCTCCACCGCGCGTCCTACGAGGCGTGGTTCGCCCACCGCGGCTGGGAGCTGCCGGACCTCGCCATCTTCACCGGCCGCCGCGCCGAGGACGTCTTCGCCGTCGAGCCCGGGCCCTGGTCCGGGCTCGACCCGACCGGGCTGGCCCGCGAGGTGGTCGCCTTCGTCCCCGACGAGCCGCCGGCCCCGGTGCCAGGGGCACGCGAGCTCCTCGTCGCGGCCCGCGCGGCGGGCGTACCGCTCGCGATCGTCACATCCGCCGGCCCCGACTGGGTGGAACGCTCGCTGGCGGCGCTGTCCCTGCCCCTGGACGGCGTCGACCTCGTCGTCACCGCGCGTGACGTCGTCGACGGCAAGCCCCACCCGGCGGGCTACGCCCTCGCCTGCGAGCGGCTCGACGTCGAGGCTGCGCACGCGGTCGCCGCGGAGGACTCGCCGGCGGGCGTGCGGGCGGCGCTCGGCGCCGGCGTGCGCCGCGTGCACGGCATCCGTACGACGCACGTGCGCGAGCAGCTCAGCGCTGCAGGCGCGGTCGAGGTGCACGACGACCTCCGCCCGCTGTTGGCCCTCCTGCCGTCGTGA
- a CDS encoding YihY/virulence factor BrkB family protein, translated as MTTARTVPVTTEMDGDELDALDAWHLAREHGLKKIAVESFVRFRYGDGFTNSRALALQACLALVPFMLALTGLASDLDEERPAAVVAHVVDSLSPGSGDGDALASAIDDSDTSELAGEVALFFGLGFALLSMTTAMAQVERGANRIYGIRRDRKALHKYGRAAVLTAVLAVPVGVGFVMIVGGLALGDAMAENYGWSERSVLWWNVLRWPLGLGLLVFAIAVLLDHAPRRRQPALSWLALGSSIAVVLTGLATAGLAAYVSLNGSFGSVYGPLAGVFALLLWALLSSIAFFYGTAVCAQLEALRAGEASPALDDPGRPHARTVGDRVTD; from the coding sequence ATGACCACCGCTCGGACCGTGCCCGTCACCACGGAGATGGACGGTGACGAGCTGGACGCGCTCGACGCGTGGCACCTCGCGCGGGAGCACGGGCTGAAGAAGATCGCGGTGGAGTCGTTCGTCCGGTTCCGCTACGGCGACGGCTTCACCAACTCGCGCGCGCTCGCGCTCCAGGCCTGCCTCGCCCTCGTCCCCTTCATGCTCGCCCTGACCGGGCTGGCCTCCGACCTCGACGAGGAGCGTCCGGCCGCCGTCGTCGCGCACGTGGTCGACTCGCTCTCACCCGGTTCCGGCGACGGAGACGCGCTCGCCTCGGCGATCGACGACTCGGACACGTCCGAGCTCGCCGGGGAGGTGGCGCTCTTCTTCGGCCTGGGCTTCGCGCTCCTGTCGATGACGACCGCCATGGCCCAGGTGGAGCGCGGCGCCAACCGCATCTACGGCATCCGGCGCGACCGCAAGGCGCTCCACAAGTACGGCCGCGCCGCGGTCCTGACCGCCGTGCTCGCCGTGCCCGTCGGCGTCGGGTTCGTCATGATCGTCGGCGGGCTCGCCCTCGGCGACGCGATGGCCGAGAACTACGGGTGGTCCGAACGCTCGGTCCTCTGGTGGAACGTGTTGCGCTGGCCGCTCGGCCTGGGCCTGCTGGTGTTCGCGATCGCGGTGCTGCTCGACCACGCGCCGCGACGCCGCCAGCCCGCCTTGTCGTGGCTGGCCCTCGGGTCGAGCATCGCAGTCGTCCTCACCGGCCTCGCGACGGCCGGGCTGGCGGCGTACGTCTCGCTGAACGGGTCGTTCGGCAGCGTGTACGGCCCGCTCGCCGGCGTCTTCGCCCTGCTGCTGTGGGCGCTGCTCTCGTCGATCGCGTTCTTCTACGGCACCGCCGTGTGCGCGCAGCTCGAGGCGCTGCGGGCCGGGGAGGCCTCCCCGGCGCTCGACGACCCGGGGCGCCCGCACGCCCGTACGGTGGGCGACCGGGTCACCGACTGA
- a CDS encoding SigE family RNA polymerase sigma factor has product MRPDEEERFADFVRAHSATLFRTAYLMTGDYQRAEDVLQDSLVRICQRWSRIDQMASPLAYARKVVVNRAASWWRKKSSRETPMLLHHDPAWGGHLDEVVEHQRVWQAVLALPPRQRAVMVLRYYEDLTEAQIAETLGVATGTVKSHSHAAHRRLLEVLGEPALPSEGATP; this is encoded by the coding sequence ATGCGACCCGACGAGGAGGAGCGCTTCGCCGACTTCGTGCGTGCCCACAGCGCCACGCTGTTCCGCACCGCCTACCTGATGACAGGTGACTACCAGCGCGCGGAGGACGTCCTGCAGGACTCCCTGGTCAGGATCTGCCAGCGCTGGTCGCGCATCGACCAGATGGCCTCGCCGCTCGCCTACGCCCGCAAGGTCGTGGTGAACCGGGCGGCGTCGTGGTGGCGCAAGAAGTCGTCGCGGGAGACCCCGATGCTGCTGCACCACGACCCTGCGTGGGGCGGTCACCTCGATGAGGTCGTCGAGCACCAGCGGGTCTGGCAGGCGGTGCTGGCCCTGCCCCCACGCCAGCGTGCGGTCATGGTGCTGCGCTACTACGAGGACCTGACCGAGGCACAGATCGCCGAGACCCTGGGCGTGGCGACCGGGACCGTGAAGAGCCACAGCCACGCGGCCCACCGTCGCCTGCTCGAGGTCCTCGGCGAACCGGCCCTTCCCAGCGAGGGGGCGACGCCATGA
- a CDS encoding DUF1353 domain-containing protein, with protein MTARDHMTQVEQQPRRFYDGGTLTTEAGPGEPPDPGSDPRIVLERHAEEGVELFELERRIAYLDRHLGELLVPSHADFRTDLTSVPALFTWLVPKTGAHLPAALLHDALVAGRGDPTSYVSTDGHEVDRVEADRVFRDAMADTGTGVVRRWIVWTAVTVATIFVGRSVPWSRATHWSYRGAAGVTIASIVYLGYSATSDLFDRSWAGAVDVPWMGDRPWWAEVAGGFAGAVVLPLALSLLWGRLRMAGAIAGVMLAVLLHVTLGLALIAAAYVLLERLARRSSLAAWALAGVVVVGSLVVFAVLSLG; from the coding sequence ATGACGGCTCGGGACCACATGACGCAGGTGGAGCAGCAGCCCCGCCGCTTCTACGACGGCGGGACGCTGACCACCGAGGCCGGTCCGGGCGAGCCGCCCGACCCCGGCTCGGACCCGCGCATCGTGCTCGAGCGGCACGCGGAGGAGGGCGTCGAGCTGTTCGAGCTCGAGCGACGCATCGCCTACCTCGACCGGCACCTCGGCGAGCTCCTCGTGCCCTCGCACGCCGACTTCCGCACCGACCTGACATCGGTGCCGGCGCTGTTCACCTGGCTGGTGCCCAAGACCGGCGCCCACCTGCCGGCCGCGCTGCTCCACGACGCGCTGGTCGCCGGCCGCGGGGACCCCACGTCCTACGTCTCCACCGACGGGCACGAGGTCGACCGGGTCGAGGCGGACCGGGTCTTCCGCGACGCGATGGCCGACACCGGCACCGGCGTGGTCCGTCGCTGGATCGTGTGGACCGCGGTGACCGTCGCGACGATCTTCGTCGGACGGTCCGTCCCGTGGTCGCGGGCCACGCACTGGTCCTACCGGGGCGCGGCCGGGGTCACCATCGCCTCGATCGTCTACCTCGGCTACAGCGCGACCAGCGACCTGTTCGACCGGTCCTGGGCGGGTGCGGTCGACGTGCCGTGGATGGGCGACCGGCCGTGGTGGGCCGAGGTGGCCGGCGGGTTCGCCGGCGCCGTGGTGCTGCCGCTCGCGCTGAGCCTGCTCTGGGGGCGGCTGCGGATGGCGGGCGCGATCGCCGGGGTGATGCTCGCCGTGCTGCTCCACGTCACGCTCGGGCTGGCGCTGATCGCAGCGGCGTACGTCCTGCTCGAGCGACTGGCCCGGCGCTCGTCGCTCGCGGCGTGGGCCCTCGCCGGCGTCGTGGTGGTCGGGTCGCTGGTGGTCTTCGCCGTGCTCAGCCTCGGTTGA
- the trhA gene encoding PAQR family membrane homeostasis protein TrhA yields the protein MTPRDRVEHAVERAGEVMADKMAEVKPHLRGWLHAATAPLALAAGIVLVAMSPTASTRIGSAAFALSALLVFTVSAIYHRGTWSPRTWAFLRRFDHANIFVLIAGTYTPYALLFLDGSARTTLLVVVWAAAIGGVLFRVFWTDAPRWLYTPMYIALGWAAVFFIPQFMEGADRFSSGVAIATLVLVAVGGVLYTLGGVVYGLKRPNPSPRWFGFHEVFHSFTVLAFAAHYVGVSLATYSLR from the coding sequence ATGACCCCGCGCGACCGCGTCGAGCACGCCGTGGAGCGTGCGGGCGAGGTGATGGCCGACAAGATGGCCGAGGTCAAGCCACACCTGCGCGGCTGGCTGCACGCCGCGACCGCACCGCTCGCCCTCGCGGCCGGCATCGTCCTCGTCGCGATGTCGCCGACGGCCTCCACCCGCATCGGCTCGGCGGCGTTCGCACTGTCCGCGCTCCTGGTGTTCACCGTCTCCGCGATCTACCACCGCGGCACCTGGTCGCCGCGCACGTGGGCGTTCCTGCGCCGCTTCGACCACGCCAACATCTTCGTGCTCATCGCCGGCACCTACACGCCGTACGCCCTGCTCTTCCTCGACGGCTCGGCGCGCACCACGCTGCTGGTCGTCGTCTGGGCCGCAGCGATCGGGGGCGTGCTGTTCCGGGTGTTCTGGACCGACGCGCCGCGCTGGCTCTACACCCCGATGTACATCGCGCTCGGCTGGGCGGCCGTCTTCTTCATCCCGCAGTTCATGGAGGGGGCCGACAGGTTCAGCAGCGGGGTCGCGATCGCGACGCTCGTGCTGGTGGCGGTCGGCGGCGTGCTCTACACCCTCGGCGGTGTCGTCTACGGGCTCAAGCGGCCCAACCCCTCGCCGCGCTGGTTCGGCTTCCACGAGGTCTTCCACTCGTTCACGGTGCTCGCGTTCGCCGCGCACTACGTCGGCGTCTCGCTCGCGACCTACTCCCTGCGCTGA
- a CDS encoding isoprenyl transferase — protein sequence MVNVKDAVRRVLYPAYESRVVKRLPHDQIPKHVGVMLDGNRRWAKAVGLNTAEGYQAGADNIRPLLGWCEEVGVEVVTLWLLSSDNLTNRPPEQLTGLLAIIEGAVESLAEAGRWRIHPVGALDLLPTGTAERLKAAEEATRDIDGLLVNVAVGYGGRREIADAVRALLADHASRGTSLEELADIIDVEHIAEHLYTKGQPDPDLVIRTSGEQRLGGFLLWQSANSEFYFCEALWPDFRRVDFLRAIRSYAARERRFGG from the coding sequence GTGGTCAACGTGAAGGACGCCGTGCGACGGGTGCTCTACCCGGCCTACGAGTCCCGGGTGGTGAAGCGCCTGCCCCACGACCAGATCCCGAAGCACGTCGGCGTGATGCTCGACGGCAACCGTCGCTGGGCCAAGGCAGTGGGGCTCAACACCGCCGAGGGCTACCAGGCCGGTGCCGACAACATCCGCCCGCTCCTCGGCTGGTGCGAGGAGGTCGGCGTCGAGGTCGTCACGCTGTGGCTGCTCTCCAGCGACAACCTCACCAACCGCCCGCCCGAGCAGCTCACCGGTCTGCTGGCGATCATCGAGGGCGCCGTCGAGTCGCTCGCCGAGGCCGGTCGCTGGCGGATCCACCCGGTGGGCGCGCTCGACCTGCTGCCGACCGGGACGGCCGAGCGGCTCAAGGCGGCCGAGGAGGCCACGCGCGACATCGACGGGCTGCTCGTCAACGTCGCGGTCGGCTACGGCGGGCGGCGCGAGATCGCCGACGCCGTACGCGCGCTGCTCGCCGACCATGCGTCAAGGGGCACGTCGCTGGAGGAGCTCGCCGACATCATCGACGTCGAGCACATCGCCGAGCACCTCTACACCAAGGGCCAGCCCGACCCCGACCTGGTGATCCGCACTTCCGGCGAGCAGCGCCTCGGCGGGTTCCTGCTGTGGCAGTCGGCCAACTCGGAGTTCTACTTCTGCGAGGCGCTGTGGCCCGACTTCCGACGCGTCGACTTCCTGCGCGCGATCCGGTCGTACGCCGCGCGCGAGCGCCGCTTCGGCGGCTGA
- a CDS encoding PhoH family protein: protein MASKSSPSSSASPGSTDGDRRTYVLDTSVLLADPGALTRFAEHEVVLPVVVITELEGKRHHPELGFFARSALRALDDLRVVNGRLDEPVSIGTDGGTLRVELNHTDAASLPSGFRLGDNDTRILAVARNLADEGHRVTLVSKDLPLRIKASAVGLDAQEYRAEAISDSGYTGMTELEVPAADLDELYEDGVIDLADARDLPCHNGLVLLSERGTALGRVGADKRVHLVRGDRDAFGIHGRSAEQRVALEMLLDPEVGIVSLGGRAGTGKSAMALCAGLEAVMERRQHKKVVVFRPLFAVGGQELGYLPGSENEKMSPWAQAVFDTLGALTGKDVIDEVMDRGMLEVLPLTHIRGRSLHDAFVIVDEAQSLERNVLLTVLSRIGANSKVVLTHDVAQRDNLRVGRHDGIVAVVEKLKGHPLFAHVTLTRSERSPIAALVTEMLEDVTL from the coding sequence GTGGCCAGCAAGTCCTCACCCAGCAGCTCCGCATCGCCCGGCTCCACCGACGGTGACCGTCGGACCTACGTCCTGGACACCAGCGTCCTGCTCGCCGATCCGGGCGCGCTGACCCGCTTCGCCGAGCACGAGGTCGTGCTCCCGGTGGTGGTGATCACCGAGCTCGAGGGCAAGCGCCACCACCCCGAGCTCGGGTTCTTCGCCCGCTCGGCCCTGCGGGCGCTGGACGACCTGCGCGTCGTCAACGGCCGCCTCGACGAGCCCGTGTCGATCGGCACCGACGGCGGCACGCTGCGGGTCGAGCTCAACCACACCGACGCCGCCTCGCTGCCGTCGGGCTTCCGGCTGGGCGACAACGACACCCGGATCCTCGCCGTGGCCCGCAACCTGGCCGACGAGGGCCACCGGGTGACGCTCGTCTCCAAGGACCTCCCGCTGCGGATCAAGGCCTCGGCCGTCGGTCTCGACGCCCAGGAGTACCGCGCCGAGGCGATCAGCGACTCCGGCTACACCGGCATGACCGAGCTGGAGGTGCCGGCCGCCGACCTCGACGAGCTCTACGAGGACGGCGTGATCGACCTCGCCGACGCCCGCGACCTGCCCTGCCACAACGGCCTCGTGCTGCTCTCGGAGCGCGGCACGGCGCTCGGTCGCGTCGGTGCCGACAAGCGGGTGCACCTCGTGCGCGGCGACCGCGACGCCTTCGGCATCCACGGGCGCTCCGCCGAGCAGCGGGTCGCCCTGGAGATGCTGCTCGACCCCGAGGTCGGCATCGTCTCGCTCGGCGGTCGCGCCGGCACCGGCAAGTCGGCCATGGCACTGTGCGCCGGGCTCGAGGCGGTGATGGAGCGGCGCCAGCACAAGAAGGTCGTGGTCTTCCGCCCGCTGTTCGCCGTCGGCGGCCAGGAGCTCGGCTACCTCCCCGGCTCGGAGAACGAGAAGATGTCGCCGTGGGCCCAGGCGGTCTTCGACACCCTCGGCGCGCTCACCGGCAAGGACGTCATCGACGAGGTGATGGACCGCGGGATGCTCGAGGTGCTGCCGCTGACCCACATCCGCGGCCGGTCGCTCCACGACGCCTTCGTCATCGTCGACGAGGCCCAGTCGCTGGAGCGCAACGTGCTCCTGACCGTCCTGTCGCGCATCGGCGCCAACTCCAAGGTGGTGCTCACCCACGACGTCGCCCAGCGCGACAACCTGCGGGTGGGACGCCACGACGGCATCGTCGCGGTGGTCGAGAAGCTCAAGGGCCACCCGCTCTTCGCCCACGTCACCCTCACCCGCTCCGAGCGCTCGCCGATCGCGGCGCTGGTGACCGAGATGCTGGAGGACGTCACGCTGTGA
- a CDS encoding lytic transglycosylase domain-containing protein → MPRRALRTSVALTGLAAAATGVSVTGGLFSQDPDALTPAAADMATTTPAEPVATAAPTADTARSARSARSEQRPGRQVVSRSARRTDATKAAALEMSGGSGVTRSERLSEGDPRDIARALLPAYGFSSDQFSCLDSLYVSESDWRVDADNPTSSAYGIPQALTQLHDLPADYMTSAESQIRWGLEYIQDTYGTPCSAWSFKQGNGWY, encoded by the coding sequence GTGCCCCGCCGAGCCCTGCGCACGAGTGTCGCCCTCACCGGGCTCGCCGCCGCCGCGACCGGCGTGAGCGTCACCGGTGGGCTCTTCTCCCAGGATCCCGACGCACTGACCCCCGCGGCCGCCGACATGGCGACCACCACCCCCGCCGAGCCGGTCGCGACAGCCGCGCCGACGGCTGACACCGCCCGGTCCGCCCGGTCCGCCCGGTCCGAGCAGCGCCCCGGCCGGCAGGTCGTGTCGCGCTCGGCCCGGCGTACGGACGCCACCAAGGCCGCGGCGCTCGAGATGAGCGGCGGGTCGGGCGTCACGAGGTCGGAGCGGCTCTCCGAGGGCGACCCGCGCGACATCGCCCGCGCGCTGCTGCCGGCGTACGGCTTCTCCTCCGACCAGTTCTCCTGCCTCGACTCCCTCTACGTCAGCGAGTCCGACTGGCGCGTCGACGCCGACAACCCGACCTCGTCGGCCTACGGCATCCCGCAGGCACTGACCCAGCTGCACGACCTGCCGGCCGACTACATGACGTCGGCCGAGTCGCAGATCCGGTGGGGGCTGGAGTACATCCAGGACACCTACGGCACCCCGTGCAGCGCCTGGAGCTTCAAGCAGGGCAACGGCTGGTACTGA
- a CDS encoding DUF4396 domain-containing protein, with product MDQHALHASHGEAPHDAHHDMGTHAMALSATLHCLTGCAIGEILGLMIGTALGLGSLATIAIAVGLAFLFGYALSTLPLLRAGLGVGAALTVVLAADTLSIATMELVDNLVMAVIPGAMDAGLVNPVFWLSMMLALTAAFFAAWPVNRYLLARGKGHALTHGYMDAEPVGARRFIPALTTATLVAAIVAFMLGGLVVSIADDLGASPTTGHAAETGRGQLALLRSS from the coding sequence ATGGACCAGCACGCACTCCACGCGTCGCACGGCGAGGCGCCGCACGATGCGCACCACGACATGGGCACCCACGCCATGGCGCTCTCCGCCACGCTCCACTGCCTCACCGGCTGTGCCATCGGCGAGATCCTCGGTCTGATGATCGGCACCGCGCTCGGGCTCGGCAGCCTCGCGACGATCGCCATCGCGGTCGGGCTGGCCTTCCTGTTCGGCTACGCCCTGTCGACCCTGCCGCTGCTGCGCGCCGGGCTGGGCGTCGGCGCGGCACTGACCGTCGTGCTCGCCGCCGACACCCTGTCCATCGCGACCATGGAGCTCGTCGACAACCTGGTCATGGCCGTCATCCCGGGCGCGATGGACGCGGGCCTGGTCAACCCGGTCTTCTGGCTCTCCATGATGCTCGCGCTGACCGCCGCCTTCTTCGCGGCGTGGCCGGTGAACCGCTACCTGCTGGCGCGCGGCAAGGGGCACGCGCTCACCCACGGCTACATGGACGCGGAGCCGGTCGGCGCCCGCAGGTTCATCCCCGCCCTGACGACCGCGACCCTGGTCGCAGCCATCGTCGCGTTCATGCTGGGCGGGCTGGTCGTCTCGATCGCCGACGACCTCGGCGCGTCACCCACGACCGGGCACGCCGCCGAGACGGGTCGTGGTCAGCTCGCCCTCCTGCGGTCGAGCTGA
- a CDS encoding class II fumarate hydratase, with protein sequence MNETRIEHDSMGEVEVPRDALWRAQTQRAIDNFPISGLTLQPRHVQALAHVKAAAATANAALGVVRHDQAQAIVAAADAIVAGEHDSEFPIDVFQTGSGTSSNMNANEVIATLAARAGVEVHPNDHVNASQSSNDTFPTSIHVAATLAVVDDLLPALDRLATAFEAKADEFAEAVKSGRTHLMDATPVTLGQEMGAYAATLRLGAERLEAVLPRVRELPLGGTAVGTGINTPAAFAERAIAALAERTGQPFTEARDHFEAQGTRDSLVELSGVLRTVAVGLTKVCNDLRWMSSGPTTGLAEIHLPDLQPGSSIMPGKVNPVLPEATLMVCARVVGNDATIAWAGASGSFELNVMMPVMAHALLESIRVLSTSTVLLADRCVDGITADTERMRRYAESSPSVVTPLNAHIGYEEAAKVAKKALADGATIRETVIEMGYVERGDLTEEQLDAALDVDSMTGR encoded by the coding sequence GTGAACGAGACACGCATCGAGCACGACTCCATGGGCGAGGTCGAGGTGCCTCGCGACGCCTTGTGGCGGGCCCAGACCCAGCGCGCGATCGACAACTTCCCGATCAGCGGCCTCACCCTGCAGCCCCGGCACGTCCAGGCGCTGGCCCACGTCAAGGCGGCCGCAGCGACGGCCAACGCGGCGCTGGGGGTCGTCCGCCACGACCAGGCGCAGGCCATCGTCGCCGCCGCCGACGCCATCGTGGCGGGCGAGCACGACAGCGAGTTCCCCATCGACGTCTTCCAGACCGGGTCGGGCACCAGCTCCAACATGAACGCCAACGAGGTGATCGCGACGCTCGCGGCCCGGGCCGGGGTCGAGGTCCACCCCAACGACCACGTCAACGCCTCGCAGAGCAGCAACGACACCTTCCCCACGAGCATCCACGTGGCGGCGACCCTCGCCGTGGTCGACGACCTCCTGCCCGCGCTCGACCGGCTGGCGACGGCGTTCGAGGCCAAGGCCGACGAGTTCGCCGAGGCGGTGAAGTCGGGGCGCACGCACCTGATGGACGCCACGCCGGTGACGCTGGGACAGGAGATGGGGGCGTACGCCGCCACGCTGCGACTCGGCGCCGAGCGGCTCGAGGCGGTTCTCCCCCGGGTCCGCGAGCTGCCGCTGGGCGGCACGGCCGTCGGCACCGGCATCAACACGCCGGCAGCCTTCGCCGAGCGCGCGATCGCGGCGCTCGCCGAGCGGACCGGGCAGCCGTTCACCGAGGCGCGCGACCACTTCGAGGCCCAGGGCACCCGCGACTCGCTCGTCGAGCTGTCGGGCGTGCTGCGCACCGTCGCCGTCGGCCTCACCAAGGTCTGCAACGACCTCCGCTGGATGTCGTCGGGACCCACCACCGGGCTCGCCGAGATCCACCTGCCCGACCTCCAGCCGGGGTCGAGCATCATGCCCGGCAAGGTCAACCCCGTGCTGCCCGAGGCGACGCTGATGGTGTGCGCGCGGGTCGTCGGCAACGACGCGACGATCGCGTGGGCCGGGGCGTCCGGCAGCTTCGAGCTCAACGTGATGATGCCCGTGATGGCCCACGCGCTGCTCGAGTCGATCCGCGTGCTGTCCACCTCCACGGTCCTGCTCGCGGACCGGTGCGTCGACGGCATCACCGCCGACACGGAGCGGATGCGGCGCTACGCCGAGTCCTCCCCGTCCGTGGTCACTCCCCTCAACGCGCACATCGGCTACGAGGAGGCCGCCAAGGTGGCCAAGAAGGCGCTGGCCGACGGCGCCACCATCCGCGAGACCGTGATCGAGATGGGCTACGTCGAGCGCGGCGACCTCACCGAGGAGCAGCTCGACGCGGCCCTCGACGTGGACTCGATGACGGGCCGCTGA
- a CDS encoding ArsR/SmtB family transcription factor has translation MDPFAALADPVRRDLLVRLARGSARVVDLAADHAISRPAISRHLRVLAEAGLVLADDRGRERHYRLDRAGLEVLTDWLATLEPQPRFTESAFDGLDLEVRRTGRERRSTSDAASHHPSPQEDTA, from the coding sequence GTGGACCCGTTCGCCGCACTCGCCGACCCGGTGCGCCGCGACCTGCTCGTACGCCTGGCGCGCGGGTCGGCGCGTGTCGTGGACCTCGCCGCAGACCACGCGATCAGCCGGCCCGCGATCAGCCGGCACCTGCGGGTGCTGGCCGAGGCAGGGCTGGTGCTCGCCGACGACCGCGGACGCGAGCGGCACTACCGGCTCGACCGCGCCGGGCTGGAGGTCCTCACCGACTGGCTCGCCACGTTGGAGCCGCAGCCGCGGTTCACCGAGTCGGCCTTCGACGGCCTCGACCTCGAGGTTCGTCGCACCGGACGCGAGCGCCGGTCGACGTCCGACGCCGCGAGCCATCACCCATCCCCCCAGGAGGACACCGCATGA
- a CDS encoding SRPBCC family protein, with the protein MSTTLMTGRPEERDGRTLLVIEREFRAPVDDVWAACTDPARMERWIGTWSGDPGAGSVTFRMTAEGDDVPAEEMDVLACEPPHRFAVRSREPQPFSEDGSGERAVWEMELELEETGGVTSLRFVQVLAPGSTGVDMAASTGPGWDYYLDRLVAAVSGDDIAAIDWEAYAPGSSHYRQLFG; encoded by the coding sequence ATGAGCACCACATTGATGACCGGCCGCCCCGAGGAGCGCGACGGCCGCACCCTGCTCGTCATCGAGCGCGAGTTCCGGGCGCCCGTCGACGACGTGTGGGCGGCCTGCACCGACCCGGCGCGCATGGAACGTTGGATCGGCACGTGGAGCGGCGATCCCGGGGCCGGGTCGGTGACGTTCCGGATGACGGCCGAGGGCGACGACGTCCCGGCAGAGGAGATGGACGTGCTTGCGTGCGAGCCACCGCATCGCTTCGCGGTCCGGAGCCGCGAGCCGCAACCCTTCAGCGAGGACGGCTCGGGCGAGCGGGCCGTGTGGGAGATGGAGCTCGAGCTCGAGGAGACCGGTGGGGTCACCTCGCTGCGGTTCGTCCAGGTTCTCGCGCCCGGCTCGACGGGCGTCGACATGGCCGCGAGCACCGGCCCGGGGTGGGACTACTACCTCGACCGGCTGGTCGCCGCCGTGTCGGGTGACGACATCGCCGCGATCGACTGGGAGGCGTACGCGCCCGGCTCGAGCCACTACCGCCAGCTGTTCGGCTGA